Within the Candidatus Hydrogenedentota bacterium genome, the region CAATGGAGACGTTCTTATGCGCCCTGCAGGAGCAAATGATCGGACCCATCGAAGTTGAAGCAACCTTGCGCGAGATCCTCAAGTCGGTAGACGCCGTCCACCGGACATGGGAAGAGGTTGGCTCACTGGGCGTTGAAAACAACGTCCTCACCTACTTGCTCGAAACCGGCAAACGCATGGCTGCGTCTCCCGAAAAGACGTGGGCGGTGCCGGCTCTTTGGGCTGTGCTGGCCCCTCTGGGAAATGCCGTCAGCCGGAGCGAATTACAGGTTCGAACAGCCGCATGGATGGACGAATGGCCCGTGGCTTCCGTGGTATTCGATGTGTTCCGCGAGTTGGGTCTCGACCACGGGCAAGCCACCCTCAGCACCGGCCTGATCAAACTGATGATACGTTATTCCGAATTGCCGCTGATCCTGACCGCAAGCGAGCGCGCGGAACTCATCGAACGCATGTTTGCCGACCCCGTCCTCAATGATTTCCTGTTCGTCAACGAGTACGAAAAGAAACTGTGGTTCAGCAAAGAGCAGCTCGAGAAACTCCTCTACTGGCTCTTCTTCTGCTCCGTGGTGACCGTCCTCGGCGACCAGATTCAGGTCGAGGAAAACGCAGCTGAGGCCATTCACAGCCAATACCACCGCGTGCATGAAGTGCTGGCCGCGGCAGAGACCGTCAAGTACGACGTTGCTCTCTTCCTCGAAGTGCTCTGCTAAGCCGGACCCTTTCCCCGGAGCCGCGCACGGTGCGCGTGCAACAGCTCTAGAAAGGCCATCTCCGCTTTGGTGTGATAGGCGTGCCGGCGTTGGATTACGCCAATCCGCACGCGGGGCAGACCCGGCACATGAACGATGGCCAGCCCTCGGTCCTCGGGCGTGATCGCGACACTCGGCAGAAACGCCACCCCGATGCCTTCTCCCACGTACCGTTTGATGACCTCGAAGCTCCCGCTGTCCAGAACAACCTGCGGCGCGAACGCCTCGCGCGTGAAAAAAGCCTGCAAAACCGTTCCCGTCCGTGTGTGAGGATTCAGCATCAGGAAAGGCTCCTCGCTCAACTCAGACAAGTTTACCCGGTTTCGCGATGCCAAGGCATGGTTGCTCGGAACTACCAACACCAGTTGTTGTTCGAACAGGTCACGTTCGATAAGCTCGTCATTGTCCACCGGAAGGGTCACGATGCCCAGGTCCAATTCCCCGCGTGCCACTTGTTCCGCGATGGCATGAGACGGGCGGTTCACCATAACCAGGTGGGTCTGGGGCATGGCCAGCGCGAATTGGAGCACCACCTCGGGCAGTACGTAAAGCGCTGTGGTGTCGCTTGTCCCCACGCGCAGTTCTCCTGCCTGGGTCTCATCGAAATCCTCCAATTCCCGCGAAAGGCTTTCCGTCTCGTTCAGGATATGACGCGCACGGTCGTAGAGAAGCGAGCCAACAGGAGTCAACCGGCACGTCTTGCGCTCCAGGAGCAGATGTCCAAGTTCCTTCTCCAGCGCCTTAACTTGTTGGCTTATCGCCGGTTGCGAACGGCGAAGCCGTTCAGCGGCCTTTCGGAAACTCTCTTCCTCGATGACCGCGCAAAAACACCGCAAGGCCTCGAGATTCATAATAAGCCCTCCTTATGAGCGGCATTATAACATTTCACTTGCATTATATCACCGCCCCTCGTTATCGTATGCCCCAATGGCGCCGTCAGCCTAGCGAGGAGCTTGATATGGATCCCAAAAAGCCTGGCCTGAGTTATCGCGATGCCGGGGTGAATATCGACGCAGCCGATGAAGCGTTGCGCAGCGTCAAGGATATCGTCAAAAAAACCTTCACGCCGGGTGTGCTCCGCGACATCGGCACGTTCGGCGCCATGTTCCAGCTGGATTTGTCGAATTACGCGGAGCCTGTATTGGTTTCGAGCGTGGACGGCGTCGGCACCAAACTGAAGATCGCGTTCGCACTGAACAAGCACGACACGGTGGGCATCGATCTGGTTTCTCACTGTGTGAACGACATTCTGGTACAAGGGGCCCGGCCCCTGTTCTTCCTGGACTATCTGGCATTTGGCCGGTTAGAACCGAAGATAGCCGTCGATGTGATCACCGGGTTGTCGAACGGCTGCCGCTACGCGGGCTGCGCGTTGATCGGCGGCGAGACGGCCGAGATGCCCGGTCTGTACAACGAAAAAGAATACGATTTGGCCGGCACGATCGTCGGCATCGTAGACAAGAGCAAGATCATCGATGGGGCCGCGATTCAAGAAAGCGACGTAATCATCGCGCTGGGCTCTTCAGGACTTCACACCAACGGGTACAGCCTCGCGCGAAAGATTTGCTTCGAGGTCGCGGGTCTCGGCCTTCACGACGAAATGCCGTACGTCGGACGCCCGGTCGGCGAAGCCCTTCTGGAGCCCCACCGAAGCTATTCCAGGGTGATGCAGGTCGTGCAGAAA harbors:
- a CDS encoding LysR family transcriptional regulator, coding for MNLEALRCFCAVIEEESFRKAAERLRRSQPAISQQVKALEKELGHLLLERKTCRLTPVGSLLYDRARHILNETESLSRELEDFDETQAGELRVGTSDTTALYVLPEVVLQFALAMPQTHLVMVNRPSHAIAEQVARGELDLGIVTLPVDNDELIERDLFEQQLVLVVPSNHALASRNRVNLSELSEEPFLMLNPHTRTGTVLQAFFTREAFAPQVVLDSGSFEVIKRYVGEGIGVAFLPSVAITPEDRGLAIVHVPGLPRVRIGVIQRRHAYHTKAEMAFLELLHAHRARLRGKGPA
- the purM gene encoding phosphoribosylformylglycinamidine cyclo-ligase; the encoded protein is MDPKKPGLSYRDAGVNIDAADEALRSVKDIVKKTFTPGVLRDIGTFGAMFQLDLSNYAEPVLVSSVDGVGTKLKIAFALNKHDTVGIDLVSHCVNDILVQGARPLFFLDYLAFGRLEPKIAVDVITGLSNGCRYAGCALIGGETAEMPGLYNEKEYDLAGTIVGIVDKSKIIDGAAIQESDVIIALGSSGLHTNGYSLARKICFEVAGLGLHDEMPYVGRPVGEALLEPHRSYSRVMQVVQKIATVNGMVHITGGGVTDNLPRVLPEGMAAEIDLNAWEALPIFRFLQETGNVTDAEMLRTFNMGAGFLVIVSKTEAEKTLKALSQACEEPKIVGRVIAGDHKVHYTGKIRYGTSN